From the Rhodothermia bacterium genome, one window contains:
- a CDS encoding carboxypeptidase regulatory-like domain-containing protein, with the protein MSPVEGKLIVKDINHRDLITSGDDKGACNHTIGYWTFCQPQNILFTHVSDGGIYDADDTFAWDINLANKADKGLNVYAVADGVVISTSGWGGDTMGQLLIKHTEINGHVWYSGYLHMTSIISKTANNGVVKAGDLIGKISYTGLYRGLEDQKDHLHFAVYKEENNKYVSKNTIIIPRVPYNPGYNLNFGQPILAGSNSVDRSVRFMFSLDLDQQSTPSSISNFKINSTAVSGCNSSSIPRIGGRYWYFDCTIPKNQFSSDTELPVTMSVNLVNGTSQSIAGKIYFGSGTYSDVDKSVWANNYVIQGTKGGLFKGIGGGVFSKSTSTPVTRGQVAKLIYDLKLKHGLYNNTTLTLLTSVTNGRFADVTTDHPFFPHIQALRNEGAILPAPYFRPDAAITRGEFAKMLVEGLKLGTSRPPRKRIKISKPFLGDLQNYVEYLNQMYVVVANSTTETVEPAFTGCEGVSSCDLTKPVTRYEMAKAFWNVYTFMSNGGEALSKTSSSTDISNYSIIGDKYEGTENEYGLPPNQTINAQGKEVQDLGTMRSGETWWIGFDQDVPNAMHYWTADDGLLLDRTDSPRYQKVDFLAPTVSTPKVVNLYHHVMTEGGLVQEHFFSITVQPASKLAISTDFLDFGEVNISSLTRINPNSVAQRSVTLTNESNLALSGTMNVTGTGFAFVGGQTSMPFSLAANASQTIQLEFKAWASSIEFTGKLTISHNATGTLNPLIVSLTGKGVIMPPSVWGYVKDEQGNPVSGAIIRLSEFGGTRKLTTITDAGGHYRIDAQTGSWDLSTGNASYDEHPDYLFILNSNGKYSKYFQIIGGESMQEDFTAKPKDKSIVPEPVILSPANGAKDIPYKPTLRWSPVTAPAGTTVRYFVKWYVGDPNNPTSYGEWGSTTDTFYDVAVSSPNLYPLYNKVFNWCVRANFQPSLPNGQSLSTCTHNNSFQFLPRAPITYATSTANVTATTATLKADWSNAPDSPFTAYWFEYGTSASNLTSRTPTVSISPTESIKAQTVTADITSLVPATTYYFRLVTQGATGLAYSLPSAPNLKSFITTPANGYTISGKVTLGNSTTVIEGVTLKLKDSTIPAVQSNASGDFVITGLVNGTYTLQASKADYQFDDWTNIRILDPTVSLIRNFNARYNPPTIITPSVGQSNVSVEPTLSWSAVPTATHYVLMLYMASVETDNIFLWHLKVPTNSIKLYNLPKGVKFFWTVSGVYPQGSTRINLGEVPGEFSTETTQSISITIPRLIQTKFRNQVGVTNDAQVMILGSASNYSASFINCNGNWLEFTGGQEGKNGDRIFFKTNGQNTASTDRTCTLRIAVESTTKDIVFKQAGTQPNNAPTVKTIIPNQTLALTGTPIVLDLNKMGVFNDADGDNLSMWESSFGQNVETTLFDNVLVIYPNQVGIETKKIGAYDGINSVETSFVINVVEHSIPSTNINLRSDWNLVSVPLSVANPSPTNLFSTAIPNTLNAREGGQYVPKSVLEPCKAYWMKSSGAATANISGTPVNTCTITLEAGWNMISPPNCSLPISAAQVDAGILIANTLNQYNGVYNVVSQVEAGKAYWIKATTAGSMTLACGNTVLGKTEQTFTPDLSSFGVLTFRTSEGYEKALYFGGDLPQGVDPESFSMPPVAPYANGLDVRFGNNRYVQEATPETMIRLSAPQEIQVTLQRLPTKGRYSLQLANGVQKPLWIGKTISLPMGEHVRLLETYHDLPQSLALSQNFPNPFTHHTEIQYGLATDAVSVKMRVFDNLGRQIRSWQLGPHKAGYYRHLWDGNTQSGLPVATGVYIFEIEVAHQRLTKKITRIR; encoded by the coding sequence ATGTCGCCAGTCGAAGGGAAATTAATCGTAAAAGATATAAATCACCGTGACCTAATAACTTCAGGGGATGATAAAGGTGCTTGCAACCATACTATAGGGTATTGGACATTTTGCCAGCCTCAAAATATACTTTTTACACATGTATCTGATGGAGGAATTTATGATGCAGATGATACATTTGCGTGGGATATTAATTTGGCGAATAAGGCTGATAAAGGTTTGAATGTTTATGCAGTAGCAGATGGTGTTGTTATTTCAACTTCTGGATGGGGAGGGGATACTATGGGGCAATTATTAATAAAACATACTGAAATAAATGGTCATGTTTGGTATAGCGGCTATCTACACATGACTTCTATTATTTCAAAAACAGCGAACAATGGTGTTGTAAAAGCGGGTGATTTAATTGGGAAAATATCATATACAGGTTTATATAGAGGTTTAGAAGACCAAAAGGATCATTTGCACTTTGCTGTTTATAAGGAAGAAAATAATAAATATGTATCAAAAAATACTATTATAATTCCCCGTGTACCTTACAACCCTGGATACAACCTAAATTTCGGGCAACCTATTTTGGCAGGAAGCAATAGCGTTGATCGTTCTGTGAGATTTATGTTTTCTTTGGATTTGGATCAACAATCAACGCCGTCTTCGATAAGTAATTTCAAAATAAACAGTACGGCAGTTTCGGGTTGTAATAGTAGTTCCATACCCAGAATAGGTGGGCGTTATTGGTATTTTGACTGTACCATTCCTAAAAATCAATTTAGTTCAGATACCGAATTGCCTGTAACTATGTCGGTAAATTTGGTAAATGGCACGAGCCAAAGCATTGCAGGAAAAATCTATTTTGGTTCTGGCACTTACTCGGATGTTGATAAAAGTGTGTGGGCTAATAATTATGTTATTCAAGGAACAAAAGGAGGATTGTTTAAAGGAATTGGAGGTGGTGTATTCAGCAAAAGTACTTCAACGCCTGTTACCAGAGGTCAAGTTGCAAAGCTGATTTATGATCTGAAACTCAAGCATGGTTTGTACAACAATACGACTTTGACATTATTAACCTCTGTGACAAATGGGCGTTTTGCAGATGTAACCACAGACCATCCTTTTTTCCCTCATATACAGGCACTACGAAACGAAGGCGCAATTCTCCCTGCACCTTACTTTAGACCTGATGCGGCTATTACAAGGGGAGAATTTGCTAAAATGCTGGTAGAAGGGCTTAAACTTGGTACATCGAGACCACCACGTAAACGTATCAAGATTAGCAAACCATTTTTAGGGGATCTGCAAAACTATGTTGAGTATTTAAACCAAATGTATGTTGTCGTGGCAAACTCCACAACCGAAACTGTTGAGCCCGCCTTTACAGGTTGCGAAGGGGTCTCATCTTGCGATCTTACAAAGCCTGTTACCCGATATGAAATGGCAAAGGCATTTTGGAATGTTTATACTTTTATGTCTAATGGTGGCGAAGCGTTATCTAAAACTAGTTCGAGTACCGATATTTCTAACTACTCAATTATCGGAGACAAATACGAGGGAACAGAAAATGAGTATGGGCTGCCTCCAAATCAGACAATAAACGCCCAAGGCAAAGAGGTTCAAGACTTGGGAACCATGAGGTCGGGAGAAACTTGGTGGATTGGATTTGATCAGGATGTGCCTAATGCCATGCATTATTGGACTGCTGACGATGGGTTATTATTGGATAGAACGGATTCGCCACGTTACCAAAAAGTTGATTTCTTAGCTCCAACAGTATCAACTCCCAAAGTTGTGAACTTGTACCATCATGTCATGACTGAAGGTGGATTGGTGCAAGAGCATTTCTTTAGCATTACGGTTCAACCTGCAAGTAAGTTGGCTATTTCCACAGATTTTCTGGATTTTGGAGAAGTGAATATATCAAGCCTTACACGTATAAACCCTAATTCGGTTGCCCAACGTTCTGTAACTTTAACGAATGAGAGTAATCTTGCACTATCAGGTACAATGAATGTTACAGGTACAGGATTTGCGTTTGTGGGAGGACAAACTTCTATGCCTTTTAGCCTTGCTGCAAATGCAAGTCAAACGATCCAACTTGAGTTTAAAGCATGGGCTTCATCAATAGAATTTACAGGCAAATTGACAATCTCGCATAATGCGACAGGGACACTGAACCCACTGATTGTTTCATTAACAGGCAAAGGCGTAATAATGCCACCTTCTGTTTGGGGGTATGTAAAAGACGAGCAAGGAAACCCAGTTTCTGGCGCAATAATAAGGCTTAGTGAATTTGGTGGTACTCGAAAATTAACAACTATAACAGATGCAGGTGGGCATTACAGGATAGACGCTCAAACAGGTTCTTGGGATTTAAGTACAGGCAATGCATCTTATGACGAGCACCCCGATTATCTGTTTATCCTAAACTCTAATGGGAAGTATAGTAAGTATTTTCAGATCATTGGTGGCGAAAGCATGCAAGAAGATTTTACTGCCAAACCCAAAGATAAATCCATCGTCCCCGAACCTGTGATCTTATCCCCTGCCAATGGCGCAAAAGATATACCTTACAAACCCACATTACGATGGAGTCCTGTAACAGCACCAGCAGGCACAACAGTACGTTATTTCGTGAAATGGTATGTTGGCGACCCTAATAACCCAACATCTTATGGCGAGTGGGGTTCTACAACAGATACCTTTTATGATGTTGCAGTAAGCAGCCCTAATCTTTATCCTTTGTACAATAAAGTCTTTAATTGGTGTGTACGAGCCAATTTTCAGCCTTCATTACCGAACGGACAAAGTTTAAGCACCTGTACGCATAACAATAGTTTTCAGTTTCTTCCACGTGCGCCCATAACGTATGCAACATCAACAGCCAATGTTACGGCAACAACGGCTACACTAAAGGCAGATTGGTCTAATGCTCCTGATTCGCCTTTTACAGCTTATTGGTTCGAATATGGTACAAGTGCAAGCAATTTAACCAGTAGAACGCCTACTGTAAGTATTTCGCCCACTGAATCTATAAAGGCACAAACGGTTACAGCAGACATTACATCATTAGTTCCAGCTACTACCTATTATTTCAGGCTTGTAACACAAGGCGCAACAGGTTTGGCATATAGCCTCCCATCTGCACCTAATTTAAAATCATTTATAACTACTCCTGCTAATGGCTACACCATTTCAGGTAAGGTAACATTAGGAAATAGCACAACTGTTATAGAAGGGGTAACCTTAAAATTGAAAGACTCTACGATTCCTGCGGTTCAAAGCAACGCAAGTGGAGATTTTGTGATTACAGGTTTAGTGAATGGAACTTATACCCTACAAGCCTCAAAAGCGGACTACCAATTTGATGATTGGACAAATATACGAATTCTTGATCCAACCGTGAGCCTTATTCGCAACTTCAATGCTCGGTATAATCCACCAACCATCATAACCCCAAGTGTTGGACAAAGTAATGTATCGGTTGAACCTACACTTTCTTGGTCGGCTGTTCCTACGGCTACGCATTATGTCTTAATGCTCTATATGGCTTCAGTAGAGACTGATAATATTTTTCTTTGGCATTTAAAGGTGCCTACAAACTCTATAAAGTTGTATAACTTACCAAAAGGAGTAAAGTTTTTTTGGACTGTGTCAGGTGTTTATCCACAAGGTAGCACACGGATAAATTTAGGAGAAGTTCCTGGAGAATTTTCTACGGAAACAACCCAAAGTATTAGTATCACAATCCCCAGACTGATCCAAACTAAATTCCGAAATCAAGTAGGCGTTACGAATGATGCCCAAGTGATGATTTTAGGGAGTGCTTCAAATTATAGTGCTTCTTTCATTAACTGTAATGGAAATTGGCTTGAGTTCACGGGCGGACAAGAGGGTAAAAACGGTGATAGGATATTTTTCAAAACAAATGGTCAAAATACAGCAAGTACGGATAGAACTTGTACGTTACGTATTGCTGTAGAAAGCACAACCAAAGATATTGTGTTTAAGCAAGCAGGTACACAGCCCAATAATGCACCGACGGTCAAAACAATAATCCCGAACCAAACACTCGCATTAACAGGAACACCGATCGTGCTTGACTTGAATAAAATGGGTGTATTTAACGATGCAGACGGAGATAACTTGAGTATGTGGGAATCGTCGTTTGGTCAAAATGTAGAAACAACTTTGTTTGATAATGTATTGGTCATTTATCCAAATCAGGTTGGAATAGAGACCAAGAAAATTGGTGCCTACGATGGCATTAACTCAGTAGAAACTAGTTTTGTTATCAATGTGGTAGAGCATAGCATTCCCAGCACAAATATAAACTTACGTTCAGACTGGAACTTGGTATCCGTTCCCTTGTCGGTTGCCAACCCCAGTCCTACCAATCTTTTCAGCACAGCTATACCAAACACCTTAAACGCACGTGAAGGTGGGCAATATGTACCCAAATCTGTTTTGGAGCCTTGTAAAGCCTATTGGATGAAGTCCTCTGGAGCGGCTACTGCCAATATTTCTGGAACGCCCGTCAATACATGTACAATTACACTCGAAGCAGGCTGGAACATGATTTCGCCCCCAAATTGTAGTTTACCTATAAGCGCTGCGCAGGTTGATGCAGGCATTCTTATTGCCAATACTTTGAATCAATATAATGGCGTATATAATGTGGTTTCACAAGTAGAAGCTGGAAAGGCATATTGGATTAAAGCAACAACTGCGGGGAGCATGACCCTTGCTTGCGGCAATACAGTACTCGGTAAAACGGAACAAACCTTTACACCAGATTTATCCTCCTTTGGCGTATTAACGTTTCGTACATCCGAAGGATATGAGAAAGCACTCTACTTTGGAGGAGACTTACCCCAAGGTGTTGATCCAGAATCCTTCTCGATGCCCCCAGTTGCGCCTTATGCTAATGGCTTAGACGTTCGATTTGGCAACAATCGGTATGTGCAAGAAGCGACACCAGAAACGATGATTCGTCTGAGTGCACCACAAGAAATACAAGTAACGCTTCAGCGACTGCCTACCAAGGGGCGGTATAGCCTACAATTAGCCAATGGAGTACAAAAACCTTTATGGATAGGAAAAACAATCAGTCTTCCAATGGGGGAACATGTACGTCTATTGGAAACCTATCATGACCTACCTCAATCACTGGCCCTCAGCCAAAACTTTCCGAATCCATTTACCCACCATACAGAGATTCAATATGGGCTGGCAACGGATGCGGTTTCCGTAAAAATGAGGGTTTTCGACAACTTAGGACGACAGATTCGGTCTTGGCAGCTTGGCCCGCACAAAGCAGGGTATTATCGGCATCTTTGGGATGGGAATACCCAATCTGGCTTGCCTGTTGCAACTGGCGTTTACATCTTTGAGATTGAGGTGGCACACCAACGACTCACCAAAAAAATCACCCGTATCCGATAA
- a CDS encoding T9SS type A sorting domain-containing protein: MNHIITFLLWAFFPFCLFAQSTTYTYDAQNRLEKVVYPSGKTITYTYDANGNRKSMTITGGSSAATVAYSLATGWNMVSLPVVVTNAAPTTVFPTALANTLNAYEGSGYVPKSVLETCKGYWVKSSGSSTASASGTPSTSCTYTLTVGWNMIAAPNCTIALSAAQVAAGVILTNTLYQYNGSYISATQLEAGKAYWIKATAAENLTLTCGNSALNKTEESITADLSDFGALSFSTAKGFEKTLYFGANLPTGTNLEAFSLPPIAPIASSFDVRFGTDRYIQEASPEAFIQLNADTEVRVSLKRLPRKGRYTLLFANGERQILKLGATYTIPLGQNVRLVEVSKELPQTFSLSSNYPNPFTYSTEIKYGLPEDVASVKMRVYDSLGRIVREWSMGNQEAGYYQLQWDGTSQSGQPVASGTYIFELEAGAQRLTQRLTRIR, from the coding sequence ATGAACCATATAATTACATTCCTTCTTTGGGCATTCTTTCCGTTTTGCCTCTTTGCCCAAAGCACCACCTATACCTACGATGCGCAAAATCGTTTAGAGAAAGTGGTTTATCCTTCAGGCAAAACCATTACCTACACCTACGATGCCAATGGCAACCGTAAATCTATGACCATTACGGGCGGCAGTAGTGCTGCAACGGTGGCATATAGCTTGGCTACGGGTTGGAACATGGTTTCCTTGCCTGTCGTGGTTACCAATGCTGCACCTACAACCGTCTTTCCTACGGCGCTTGCCAATACGCTAAACGCTTATGAAGGGAGCGGCTATGTACCCAAATCGGTTTTAGAAACCTGCAAAGGGTATTGGGTCAAGTCATCGGGCAGTAGCACAGCTTCGGCATCAGGTACGCCTTCAACCTCGTGTACATACACCTTAACGGTAGGGTGGAACATGATTGCGGCTCCCAACTGTACGATTGCGCTTAGTGCAGCACAGGTTGCCGCAGGTGTAATTCTTACCAATACGCTGTATCAGTATAACGGCTCATACATTTCCGCCACTCAATTGGAGGCAGGAAAAGCCTATTGGATCAAAGCCACCGCAGCAGAAAACCTTACGCTTACCTGTGGCAACAGTGCTTTAAACAAAACGGAAGAAAGCATAACCGCCGATCTCTCTGATTTTGGGGCATTGTCTTTCTCCACCGCCAAGGGCTTTGAAAAAACGCTCTACTTTGGGGCAAATTTACCCACAGGGACAAACCTTGAAGCATTTTCGTTGCCCCCCATCGCTCCAATCGCATCGAGCTTCGATGTGCGGTTTGGCACGGATCGGTATATACAAGAAGCCAGCCCTGAAGCCTTCATTCAGCTAAATGCCGATACAGAAGTGCGGGTAAGCCTTAAACGTTTGCCCCGTAAAGGCAGATATACCTTGCTCTTCGCAAATGGAGAACGACAAATCCTGAAACTCGGCGCAACCTACACCATTCCATTGGGGCAAAATGTGCGTTTGGTCGAGGTAAGCAAAGAACTTCCGCAAACCTTTAGCCTTAGTTCTAACTATCCAAACCCATTTACCTATTCCACCGAGATTAAATACGGTTTACCCGAAGACGTGGCTTCTGTCAAGATGCGGGTTTATGACAGTTTAGGGCGGATTGTTCGGGAATGGAGCATGGGCAACCAAGAGGCGGGCTACTATCAATTACAATGGGATGGTACGAGTCAGTCGGGACAACCCGTAGCCTCTGGAACCTATATTTTTGAATTAGAAGCAGGAGCACAACGCCTCACGCAACGCCTTACCCGTATCCGATAA